A window of Metabacillus sp. B2-18 contains these coding sequences:
- a CDS encoding DUF3231 family protein, translating into MSHDSTKLTSTEIASLWTSYMNDTMVATMLTHMLQYIEDPEIKAGVEHAYNMAVKNIHFLKELFQQEQFATPNGFTEDDVNTSAPRLYSDTFSLTYVNHMAKVGMLAYGGFLSMSVRSDVREFFTNAINETATLYNSTLETAVSKGFFVRAPYIGVPEETDYVDTKKYLSGLNPFTGKRPLNAIEISHLYMNIQTNSIGAKLCLSFGQTSQSKEIQEYMLRGSEISKKHVKLFTEALAESDLIAPGSPDVCVSYSTTQTYSDKIMMFHMSLLSAAGTGNYATAAAASQRTDLAVNYERLSAEIAQFAKSGADIMIKNNWLEQPPGLKDREKLVKKEGMS; encoded by the coding sequence ATGTCTCACGATTCAACTAAGCTTACCTCAACAGAGATTGCTTCTCTTTGGACATCCTATATGAATGACACAATGGTGGCAACGATGTTAACACATATGCTTCAGTACATAGAAGATCCTGAAATAAAAGCAGGGGTAGAGCATGCATATAATATGGCTGTGAAAAATATTCATTTTCTAAAAGAACTGTTTCAACAAGAACAATTTGCCACACCGAATGGCTTTACTGAGGATGATGTTAATACTAGCGCACCTCGTTTGTATTCTGATACATTTTCTTTAACATATGTAAATCATATGGCTAAAGTTGGGATGCTCGCTTACGGTGGATTTTTATCAATGAGTGTTCGATCAGATGTAAGGGAATTCTTTACGAATGCAATAAATGAAACAGCGACATTATATAACTCTACTCTCGAAACAGCTGTTTCAAAAGGATTCTTTGTAAGAGCCCCTTATATTGGCGTTCCGGAAGAAACAGACTATGTGGATACAAAAAAATATTTAAGCGGGTTAAATCCATTTACCGGTAAACGACCTTTAAATGCAATTGAAATTTCTCATCTATATATGAATATTCAAACAAACTCTATTGGAGCTAAACTTTGCTTGAGCTTTGGTCAAACCTCCCAAAGTAAAGAAATACAAGAGTATATGCTACGAGGAAGCGAAATTTCCAAAAAGCATGTGAAGCTCTTTACAGAGGCATTAGCTGAAAGTGACTTGATTGCACCTGGCTCTCCTGATGTATGTGTTAGCTATTCCACAACCCAAACATACTCAGATAAAATCATGATGTTTCATATGTCTTTACTTAGTGCGGCAGGAACAGGGAACTATGCTACTGCCGCGGCCGCAAGTCAGAGAACAGATTTAGCTGTGAATTATGAAAGATTGTCTGCTGAAATTGCTCAATTTGCAAAAAGTGGAGCAGATATTATGATCAAAAATAACTGGTTGGAGCAGCCGCCAGGGTTAAAGGATCGGGAGAAATTGGTGAAGAAAGAAGGAATGAGCTAA
- a CDS encoding YjcG family protein: protein MKYGIALFPSKKLQDLVNSYRKRYDTHYALVPPHVTLKTAFEAEDDEIKVIAKELRKVAETSEPIKISIKKVSSFSPVNNVIYLKVDPTDELQALHENLHTGSLSSQPEYAFVPHITLGQNLSDDEHSDVLGSIKMLDIHHEEVIDRFHLLYQLENGSWTVHETFLLGKESE, encoded by the coding sequence ATGAAATACGGAATCGCCCTTTTTCCATCAAAAAAATTGCAGGACTTAGTGAATTCTTATCGCAAACGGTACGATACTCACTACGCATTAGTGCCACCACATGTTACATTAAAAACGGCTTTTGAAGCAGAAGACGATGAAATAAAGGTTATCGCGAAGGAACTTCGTAAAGTAGCTGAAACAAGTGAACCAATCAAAATCTCAATTAAAAAGGTTAGCTCTTTTTCACCTGTAAACAACGTGATTTATTTAAAAGTAGATCCAACTGATGAGCTACAAGCTCTTCATGAAAATTTACATACAGGTTCCTTAAGCAGTCAGCCTGAATATGCTTTTGTCCCTCATATTACACTTGGACAAAATCTTTCAGATGATGAACACTCAGATGTTCTCGGCAGCATTAAAATGCTCGATATTCACCACGAGGAAGTTATTGACCGCTTCCACCTTTTATATCAACTAGAGAACGGTTCTTGGACTGTTCATGAAACATTTTTACTCGGAAAGGAAAGCGAATAA
- a CDS encoding aliphatic sulfonate ABC transporter substrate-binding protein — MKKGLLFAIISILLVGVLAACGTGESSNTSGSGSTEEVVIGYFPNIDHVPAMISREKGYYEEALGENVKVTYKTFPDGAAFMTALKTGEIQAGLVGPGPVMNNYANGADVKIIAGASSGGTVVVASAKSGVQSVEDVSGKTFITPGVGCTHDVQMETFLKDLGITSARIGGTLKHVTGNPAQYGAMFESGKVDLAAVPEPWASQLVNDGAKVIVDTDEISYGTTLPNTVLVTSGKLIEENKELVANIVKAHEQGVNFINENPEEARDIAIKAIKDITDQELDPAIVDSAWERVTYTTEVNADVVQEFANSSYELKFLKEKPEFSDLIDTSFLTK; from the coding sequence ATGAAAAAAGGACTTTTATTTGCAATTATTTCAATTTTATTAGTAGGTGTCCTTGCAGCTTGTGGAACTGGTGAATCATCAAATACAAGCGGTAGCGGGAGCACAGAAGAGGTTGTGATTGGATATTTCCCAAACATTGACCACGTACCAGCTATGATTTCTAGAGAAAAAGGTTATTATGAAGAAGCTCTTGGAGAAAACGTAAAAGTAACATACAAAACGTTCCCTGACGGAGCAGCGTTTATGACGGCTTTAAAAACAGGTGAAATACAAGCAGGACTAGTAGGACCAGGTCCAGTTATGAACAACTATGCAAATGGAGCAGACGTGAAAATTATTGCAGGTGCATCTTCAGGTGGTACTGTTGTTGTTGCATCAGCAAAAAGTGGTGTTCAATCAGTTGAGGATGTTTCAGGTAAAACGTTCATCACACCTGGTGTAGGTTGCACACATGATGTTCAAATGGAAACATTTCTTAAAGATTTAGGAATTACATCAGCACGTATTGGTGGAACTCTTAAACATGTAACTGGTAACCCAGCTCAATACGGTGCAATGTTCGAATCAGGTAAAGTAGATCTTGCTGCTGTTCCAGAGCCGTGGGCATCACAATTAGTAAATGACGGTGCAAAAGTAATCGTTGATACAGATGAAATCTCATATGGTACAACATTACCTAACACAGTGTTAGTAACAAGTGGAAAACTAATTGAAGAAAATAAAGAGCTAGTAGCTAATATCGTAAAAGCACATGAGCAAGGCGTTAACTTTATTAACGAAAATCCAGAAGAAGCACGTGATATTGCAATTAAAGCTATCAAAGACATCACAGATCAAGAATTAGACCCAGCGATCGTTGACAGCGCGTGGGAGCGTGTAACATACACTACAGAAGTAAACGCAGATGTTGTTCAAGAATTTGCAAATTCTTCTTATGAATTAAAATTCCTAAAGGAAAAACCAGAATTCAGTGATCTAATCGACACTTCATTCTTAACGAAGTAG
- a CDS encoding ABC transporter permease, giving the protein MQPVVKRILFYVILLTVWQVTVKLIDVSVAIFPAPTDVFKSLYTGFLDLTLVYDLVASFKRLAIGLVIALILGLILGVALAKSKTLDETLGSLIIALQSVPSIVWLPLAIMWFGLNEAAVTFIVVLGATLVMTINMRTGIKNVPPLYIKAAQTMDYKGLSLFWKVMIPASIPYVVTGIRLAWAFAWRALMAGELLSTGPGLGYKLKFASDFGDMSLVLAIMIMIMVIGVIVDLLFFQRIEKNVMKKWGLDS; this is encoded by the coding sequence ATGCAGCCAGTCGTTAAACGAATCCTTTTTTACGTTATTCTTTTAACTGTATGGCAGGTAACGGTAAAACTTATTGATGTTTCCGTAGCAATATTCCCTGCCCCTACAGATGTTTTCAAATCATTGTATACAGGCTTTTTAGATTTAACACTTGTCTATGACTTAGTCGCAAGCTTTAAAAGACTTGCAATTGGATTAGTCATTGCATTAATCTTAGGACTTATTTTAGGAGTAGCTTTAGCTAAATCTAAAACACTTGATGAAACATTAGGTTCATTAATTATCGCTTTACAGTCTGTACCAAGTATTGTTTGGTTACCTTTAGCGATCATGTGGTTCGGGTTAAATGAAGCAGCTGTTACGTTTATTGTCGTTTTAGGTGCAACACTTGTGATGACGATTAACATGAGAACAGGGATTAAAAATGTGCCACCACTTTATATAAAAGCAGCACAAACGATGGATTATAAAGGCTTGAGCCTGTTCTGGAAGGTCATGATTCCAGCATCTATCCCTTATGTTGTAACAGGAATAAGACTTGCTTGGGCATTTGCATGGAGAGCATTAATGGCCGGTGAATTATTAAGTACAGGTCCTGGTCTTGGATATAAATTAAAATTTGCATCAGATTTTGGTGATATGAGCTTAGTACTCGCCATTATGATCATGATTATGGTCATTGGTGTTATTGTCGATTTACTCTTTTTCCAACGTATTGAGAAAAACGTAATGAAAAAATGGGGATTAGATAGTTGA
- a CDS encoding methionine biosynthesis PLP-dependent protein produces MSKRIETKLAQIGNRSENVTGTVNPPIYLSTAYRHAGIGESTGFDYIRTGNPTRLLVEKAIADLEHGDRGFAFSSGMAAIQTIMALFQSGDELIVSSDLYGGTYRLFEREWRKYGLSFQYDDFTNPAETEKLINENTKALFIETPTNPLMQEADIKELVGVAKKHNILVIVDNTFYTPVLQTPILDGADIVIHSATKYLGGHNDVLAGLVVTKGQELSEEFFQHQNAIGAVLSPFDSWLLMRGMKTLSLRMRQHQENAQKVAAFLEEHSDVLDVLYPGKGGMLSFRLQDEEWINPFLKNLNTICFAESLGGIESFITYPATQTHMDIPEDIRIANGVCNKLLRFSVGVEHAEDIIEDLTQAFKAMKGVEAVEQS; encoded by the coding sequence ATGAGTAAACGTATCGAAACAAAATTAGCACAAATCGGCAACCGCAGTGAAAATGTAACAGGTACAGTTAACCCGCCAATTTATTTATCAACAGCCTATCGTCACGCAGGTATCGGTGAATCAACTGGATTTGATTATATCCGAACAGGAAACCCTACAAGACTATTAGTCGAAAAAGCGATTGCAGACCTTGAGCATGGCGACCGCGGCTTTGCCTTCAGCTCAGGAATGGCTGCCATCCAAACAATCATGGCCCTCTTCCAAAGTGGAGACGAACTGATCGTTTCTTCGGACCTTTACGGTGGAACATACCGTCTTTTTGAAAGAGAATGGAGAAAATACGGATTATCATTTCAATATGATGATTTCACAAATCCAGCTGAAACGGAAAAATTGATCAATGAAAACACAAAAGCTCTATTCATTGAAACGCCAACAAATCCATTAATGCAGGAAGCGGATATTAAAGAGCTAGTAGGAGTTGCGAAAAAGCATAACATACTCGTGATTGTTGATAACACTTTCTATACACCAGTTCTTCAAACGCCAATCTTAGATGGAGCGGACATTGTCATCCATAGTGCAACAAAATACTTAGGAGGGCACAACGATGTTCTTGCAGGCTTAGTTGTTACGAAGGGGCAGGAACTAAGTGAAGAATTCTTCCAACACCAAAACGCAATTGGTGCTGTTTTATCACCATTTGATTCTTGGTTGTTAATGAGAGGGATGAAAACTTTATCACTTCGTATGAGACAGCATCAGGAAAATGCTCAAAAGGTAGCGGCATTTTTAGAAGAGCATTCTGATGTACTTGATGTCTTATATCCAGGAAAAGGTGGAATGCTTTCATTCCGTTTACAAGATGAAGAATGGATTAATCCGTTTTTGAAAAATCTTAACACGATTTGCTTCGCAGAAAGCTTAGGTGGCATCGAAAGCTTCATCACGTACCCAGCAACACAAACACATATGGATATTCCAGAAGATATTCGAATCGCAAATGGTGTCTGTAATAAGCTGCTACGTTTTTCAGTTGGTGTTGAGCATGCAGAAGATATTATTGAGGATCTAACACAGGCATTTAAAGCAATGAAAGGAGTGGAAGCAGTTGAGCAATCATGA
- a CDS encoding GNAT family N-acetyltransferase has translation MEIKQVATRDELEDAFTVRKIVFVDEQNVPEEEEIDQYEDEATHVVLYDDQEKPAGAGRVRVLDGLGKIERICVLSTTRGTGAGRKIVSKLENIASEQGVNKFKLNAQTHAIPFYEKLGYEVVSDEFMDAGIPHVTMIKQQ, from the coding sequence TTGGAAATAAAACAAGTAGCAACAAGAGATGAACTAGAAGATGCATTCACAGTAAGAAAAATTGTGTTCGTAGATGAACAAAACGTCCCTGAAGAAGAGGAAATTGATCAGTATGAAGATGAAGCAACACATGTTGTTTTATATGATGATCAAGAAAAGCCAGCAGGTGCAGGTCGAGTACGTGTGCTTGATGGTTTAGGTAAAATTGAAAGAATTTGTGTGCTATCAACAACTCGTGGAACTGGTGCAGGCCGTAAAATTGTATCTAAATTAGAAAACATTGCGTCAGAACAAGGAGTTAATAAATTTAAACTGAACGCGCAAACACATGCGATACCATTTTACGAAAAGTTAGGCTATGAGGTTGTATCAGATGAATTTATGGATGCAGGTATTCCTCATGTAACGATGATTAAACAGCAATAG
- a CDS encoding ABC transporter ATP-binding protein, which translates to MFLSINNVNKQFKNRDNKEETVLTNIDLQVKEGEFVSILGPSGCGKSTLLSIVAGLTQATSGELILQGKQLKGPGKERGMVFQQAALFPWLTVEENVMFPLRKELSKKEAQKRAHKFLSLVQLSPYAKHSPHELSGGMQQRVSIARALAMDPALLLMDEPFGALDEQTRSRLHEVLEEVFLETKKTILFVTHSIHEALKLSDRIVVMGTQPGRIVDIIELDFPRPREQAREELIAYEERIKKLLKSEIDKVIEKEQQYAASR; encoded by the coding sequence GTGTTTTTATCTATAAATAATGTTAATAAACAATTCAAAAACCGTGATAACAAAGAAGAAACAGTTTTAACAAATATAGATTTACAAGTGAAAGAAGGAGAATTTGTTTCGATCCTAGGTCCTTCAGGATGTGGAAAATCAACTTTGCTTTCCATCGTTGCAGGCTTAACACAGGCAACTTCTGGTGAGCTTATTCTACAAGGGAAACAACTAAAAGGACCTGGTAAAGAACGTGGCATGGTATTTCAGCAAGCTGCATTATTTCCATGGTTAACTGTTGAAGAAAATGTAATGTTTCCTCTTCGCAAGGAGCTTTCCAAGAAAGAAGCACAGAAAAGAGCTCATAAATTTTTATCTCTTGTGCAATTAAGTCCATATGCCAAGCATTCTCCGCATGAGCTTTCAGGCGGGATGCAGCAGCGTGTCTCCATTGCGAGAGCATTAGCGATGGATCCAGCTCTATTATTAATGGATGAGCCATTCGGTGCGCTTGATGAGCAAACACGTTCAAGACTTCATGAAGTGTTAGAAGAAGTATTTTTAGAGACGAAAAAAACGATTCTTTTCGTTACACATAGTATTCATGAAGCATTAAAGCTTTCTGATAGAATTGTCGTCATGGGAACACAGCCAGGACGAATTGTTGATATTATCGAGCTTGACTTTCCTAGACCACGTGAGCAAGCACGTGAAGAGCTAATAGCTTATGAAGAACGAATTAAAAAATTACTAAAATCAGAAATTGATAAAGTAATAGAAAAGGAGCAGCAATATGCAGCCAGTCGTTAA
- a CDS encoding YetF domain-containing protein codes for MEFGQITIELVFGFIALFIITKILGKTQITQITTFDFISALVLGELVGNAIFDDEVGISRIIYAVVIWGLLIFILELITQKWSKSRGLLEGKPTIIIQEGKILRESLKKCKLDINQLQHLIRAKGVFSIRELEYAVLETDGTVSILKKAEYENPTKPDLQVNLQKVYIPITIISDGKVIKQNLVEAGFNYNWLEQQLKQQNIFRTEEVLYAEWLEGSGLHVQSF; via the coding sequence ATGGAGTTTGGACAAATTACAATTGAGTTAGTTTTTGGCTTTATTGCACTTTTCATCATTACAAAAATATTAGGTAAAACACAAATTACCCAAATTACAACGTTTGACTTTATCTCTGCACTTGTACTTGGTGAACTTGTTGGAAATGCCATTTTTGATGATGAAGTTGGAATCTCACGGATTATTTATGCAGTCGTTATATGGGGATTATTAATTTTCATTCTGGAATTGATTACGCAAAAGTGGAGTAAATCGCGTGGACTTCTTGAAGGAAAACCAACGATTATTATTCAAGAAGGCAAAATATTAAGAGAAAGCTTAAAGAAATGTAAACTAGATATCAACCAGCTGCAACACTTGATTCGGGCAAAAGGCGTTTTCTCAATAAGAGAACTAGAATATGCTGTTCTAGAAACAGATGGTACGGTCAGTATTCTAAAAAAGGCAGAATATGAGAACCCAACGAAACCTGATCTCCAGGTGAATCTGCAAAAAGTATATATCCCCATTACCATCATAAGTGATGGAAAAGTGATTAAACAAAATTTAGTTGAAGCAGGCTTTAATTACAATTGGCTGGAGCAACAGTTAAAACAGCAAAACATATTCAGAACAGAAGAAGTTTTATATGCTGAGTGGCTCGAGGGTTCTGGTTTACATGTTCAATCCTTCTAA
- a CDS encoding SCO family protein gives MKKILSIVIAVLALVGCSQSINLEEHFSLNGTVEPLEAVNQNGEAVRMSDYEDKVWIATFIFTNCDTVCSPMTAHIATLQEQLKDEKAEAELVSFSIDPEHDTPEVLKKFGNQFGADYETWNFLTGYDQAEIESFSNISFLAPAAKLEGSTQYVHSTSIFLMKGSQILEQYDGVSDVPFEKIIEDIKLLQ, from the coding sequence GTGAAAAAAATACTATCAATTGTAATTGCTGTTCTAGCGTTGGTAGGCTGTTCTCAGTCTATCAACCTGGAAGAGCATTTTTCATTAAATGGAACTGTAGAGCCACTGGAAGCCGTGAATCAAAACGGAGAAGCTGTAAGAATGTCTGACTACGAAGACAAAGTTTGGATAGCTACGTTTATTTTTACAAATTGTGATACTGTCTGCTCGCCAATGACTGCTCACATTGCTACACTTCAAGAGCAGTTAAAAGATGAAAAAGCAGAAGCAGAGTTAGTTTCCTTCAGTATTGATCCAGAACATGATACACCTGAAGTGTTAAAAAAGTTTGGAAATCAATTCGGTGCTGATTATGAAACTTGGAACTTTCTAACAGGCTATGATCAAGCAGAAATTGAATCTTTTTCTAATATAAGTTTCTTAGCTCCTGCTGCAAAACTTGAAGGCTCAACTCAATATGTGCACAGTACCTCGATCTTTCTTATGAAAGGTAGTCAAATCCTTGAGCAATACGATGGAGTATCTGACGTACCATTCGAAAAAATTATCGAAGATATCAAACTATTACAATAA
- a CDS encoding esterase family protein — protein sequence MSKQTGIIKEHSFYSEALQEELTLLIYLPENFSPLYKYSLLIAQDGQDYFKLGRVGRQVEALVKDEEIEDVIVIGIPYKDVHDRKEKYHPNGSKFKQYVRFLAHELVPYLDFEFPTYQIGFGRALIGDSLGATVSLLTGLSYPNTFGKLILQSPLVNEDVMNAVKEFDSSSKPMIYHQIGKKETEVKTTDGIIQDFLTPNRQLSQLMSEKGFSYTYEEFDGDHTWKYWQPALTPIFKLMFE from the coding sequence ATGAGTAAACAAACAGGTATTATTAAGGAGCACTCCTTTTATTCAGAAGCACTTCAGGAAGAATTAACATTGCTAATTTATCTTCCAGAGAATTTTTCTCCATTATATAAGTATAGTTTATTGATTGCACAAGATGGTCAAGATTACTTTAAACTCGGTCGTGTTGGTAGACAGGTCGAGGCTTTAGTTAAAGATGAAGAAATAGAAGATGTTATTGTTATTGGCATTCCTTATAAAGATGTTCATGACAGAAAAGAAAAATACCATCCGAATGGTAGTAAGTTTAAGCAGTATGTGCGTTTTCTTGCGCATGAATTAGTACCATATCTCGATTTCGAATTTCCAACATACCAAATCGGCTTTGGTCGTGCGTTAATTGGTGATTCCTTAGGAGCAACTGTTTCCTTATTAACAGGCTTATCGTATCCTAATACTTTCGGAAAGCTCATACTCCAATCACCTCTTGTAAATGAAGATGTCATGAATGCTGTTAAAGAGTTTGATTCTTCCTCCAAACCGATGATTTATCATCAAATTGGCAAGAAAGAAACAGAGGTAAAGACTACTGATGGTATCATTCAAGACTTTCTTACTCCAAATCGACAGCTGTCCCAATTGATGTCTGAAAAGGGTTTTTCATATACGTATGAAGAGTTTGATGGAGATCATACTTGGAAGTATTGGCAACCGGCTTTAACACCAATTTTTAAACTTATGTTTGAATAA
- a CDS encoding MBL fold metallo-hydrolase: MNFIQLNNSCYYFQGAVNIGYLRNGENGLLIDAGIDKQTMKKVLKRLQGDNLPVTHLFVTHAHADHYGGAEHLQSTVDVYTYAPKLEAAMLRHPIIEPLYLFQGNKPLPEMRNKFLEGKPIRVDEEIEQATYPFGDIFFQCYSLPGHSINQHGLLIDKILYAADAYFAEEQLHKHKIPFIIDAKDTLESLHKLKKIDCVGAVPGHGLFEEDFVKTVDVNISYHLKLMNSIKSVIQEDEAGIYHDELVADICTKWDIGDLNIPSWMLFRTAVTAYVTMLVQDNTAELLIHNHRLMIRENKKNSH, encoded by the coding sequence ATGAATTTTATTCAACTTAACAATAGTTGTTACTATTTTCAAGGTGCAGTTAATATTGGGTATTTACGCAATGGAGAAAACGGCTTACTAATTGATGCCGGAATTGACAAACAAACGATGAAAAAGGTGTTAAAAAGATTACAGGGCGACAATTTACCTGTAACTCATCTATTTGTTACACATGCTCATGCTGACCACTACGGTGGGGCAGAGCATTTACAATCTACTGTAGACGTTTATACGTACGCACCGAAACTCGAAGCGGCTATGCTTAGACATCCAATTATTGAACCACTCTATCTTTTTCAAGGAAATAAGCCATTGCCTGAAATGAGAAATAAATTTTTAGAAGGTAAGCCAATAAGGGTTGATGAAGAAATTGAGCAAGCAACCTATCCTTTTGGCGACATCTTTTTTCAATGCTATTCCTTGCCAGGGCACAGCATCAATCAGCATGGCTTACTTATTGATAAAATCCTATACGCTGCTGATGCTTATTTTGCAGAAGAGCAGTTACATAAACATAAAATCCCATTCATTATTGATGCAAAAGATACATTGGAATCTCTTCACAAACTTAAAAAAATAGATTGTGTTGGAGCTGTTCCTGGACATGGATTGTTTGAAGAGGATTTTGTCAAAACAGTCGATGTGAACATTTCTTATCATCTTAAGTTAATGAATTCCATAAAGAGTGTTATACAAGAGGATGAAGCTGGTATTTATCATGATGAATTAGTAGCCGACATTTGTACAAAGTGGGATATAGGAGACCTAAATATTCCTTCATGGATGCTGTTTCGTACAGCAGTTACAGCTTATGTTACCATGCTTGTACAAGATAATACGGCTGAACTTCTAATTCATAATCACCGGTTAATGATACGAGAGAACAAGAAAAACTCCCACTAA